Proteins encoded by one window of Bactrocera oleae isolate idBacOlea1 chromosome 4, idBacOlea1, whole genome shotgun sequence:
- the LOC118680910 gene encoding uncharacterized protein, with the protein MAIYEKCLIERGNKSLNTITLQQKLLQPLRSVYLNLSIVQLSKSLNRVLYTFDNVDVCNFLVKRRNPVIRLLFEYMKQFSNVNHSCPFQDYILLRNLVIKNTDLVRVPIPKGEYSVMTSWKLNGIGVVEVNGFGVYE; encoded by the exons ATGGCGATCTACGAAAAGTGTCTCATCGAGAGAGGCAATAAATCGCTCAATACCATAACATTACAGCAGAAATTACTACAACCACTTAGGAGTGTATAT CTAAATCTCTCCATAGTACAGCTTTCGAAGAGTCTCAATCGGGTGCTTTATACCTTCGACAATGTAGACGTTTGCAATTTCCTAGTTAAACGCAGAAATCCCGTTATAAGACTACTGTTCGAATATATGAAACAATTTAGCAATGTGAATCACAGCTGTCCATTCCAA GACTACATTTTGCTGCgaaatttagttattaaaaatacagATCTAGTCCGTGTGCCAATACCAAAGGGGGAGTACAGTGTAATGACTTCTTGGAAACTAAACGGTATTGGTGTTGTGGAGGTAAATGGTTTTGGAGTTTATGAGTAG